Within Pseudomonas tructae, the genomic segment CGATGTGGCTGACAGAATGCTATCGCGGGGCAAGCCCGCTCCTACAGTCGAGGCAAACGCAAGAAAGACAAAACCCCTACCTGCATGCGCAGATAGGGGTTTCGGAATTTAATCTTGACGATGACCTACTCTCACATGGGGAAACCCCACACTACCATCGGCGATGCATCGTTTCACTACTGAGTTCGGGATGGGATCAGGTGGTTCCAATGCTCTATGGTCGTCAAGAAATTCTGTTGCCAGAAGGTCTTGTTTAAGACACTCCAGCGAATCGGGTATGTGATGGTTTGTGAGGTACAAATCTTCGGCTTTGTGTCTTCACAACACCGCAATCTGATGCTCTTTCGAGTAGTCAAATTGCTTGGGTGTTATATGGTCAAGCCTCACGGGCAATTAGTATTGGTTAGCTCAACGCCTCACAGCGCTTACACACCCAACCTATCAACGTCGTAGTCTTCGACGGCCCTTCAGGGAGCTCAAGGCTCCAGTGAGATCTCATCTTGAGGCAAGTTTCCCGCTTAGATGCTTTCAGCGGTTATCTCTTCCGAACATAGCTACCCGGCAATGCCACTGGCGTGACAACCGGAACACCAGAGGTTCGTCCACTCCGGTCCTCTCGTACTAGGAGCAGCCCCTCTCAAATCTCAAACGTCCACGGCAGATAGGGACCGAACTGTCTCACGACGTTCTAAACCCAGCTCGCGTACCACTTTAAATGGCGAACAGCCATACCCTTGGGACCGGCTTCAGCCCCAGGATGTGATGAGCCGACATCGAGGTGCCAAACACCGCCGTCGATATGAACTCTTGGGCGGTATCAGCCTGTTATCCCCGGAGTACCTTTTATCCGTTGAGCGATGGCCCTTCCATACAGAACCACCGGATCACTAAGACCTACTTTCGTACCTGCTCGACGTGTCTGTCTCGCAGTCAAGCGCGCTTTTGCCTTTATACTCTACGACCGATTTCCGACCGGTCTGAGCGCACCTTCGTACTCCTCCGTTACTCTTTAGGAGGAGACCGCCCCAGTCAAACTACCCACCATACACTGTCCTCGATCCGGATAACGGACCTGAGTTAGAACCTCAAAGTTGCCAGGGTGGTATTTCAAGGATGGCTCCACGCGAACTGGCGTCCACGCTTCAAAGCCTCCCACCTATCCTACACAAGCAAATTCAAAGTCCAGTGCAAAGCTATAGTAAAGGTTCACGGGGTCTTTCCGTCTAGCCGCGGATACACTGCATCTTCACAGCGATTTCAATTTCACTGAGTCTCGGGTGGAGACAGCGCCGCCATCGTTACGCCATTCGTGCAGGTCGGAACTTACCCGACAAGGAATTTCGCTACCTTAGGACCGTTATAGTTACGGCCGCCGTTTACCGGGGCTTCGATCAAGAGCTTCGCGTTAGCTAACCCCATCAATTAACCTTCCGGCACCGGGCAGGCGTCACACCCTATACGTCCACTTTCGTGTTTGCAGAGTGCTGTGTTTTTAATAAACAGTCGCAGCGGCCTGGTATCTTCGACCGGCATGAGCTTACGGAGCAAGTCCTTCACCCTCACCGGCGCACCTTCTCCCGAAGTTACGGTGCCATTTTGCCTAGTTCCTTCACCCGAGTTCTCTCAAGCGCCTTGGTATTCTCTACCCAACCACCTGTGTCGGTTTGGGGTACGGTTCCTGGTTACCTGAAGCTTAGAAGCTTTTCTTGGAAGCATGGCATCAACCACTTCGTCGCCTAATGGCAACTCGTCATCAGCTCTCGGCCTTAAGATCCCGGATTTACCTAAGATCTCAGCCTACCACCTTAAACTTGGACAACCAACGCCAAGCTGGCCTAGCCTTCTCCGTCCCTCCATCGCAATAACCAGAAGTACAGGAATATTAACCTGTTTTCCATCGACTACGCTTTTCAGCCTCGCCTTAGGGACCGACTAACCCTGCGTCGATTAACGTTGCGCAGGAAACCTTGGTCTTTCGGCGTGGGAGTTTTTCACTCCCATTGTCGTTACTCATGTCAGCATTCGCACTTCTGATACCTCCAGCAAGCTTCTCAACTCACCTTCACAGGCTTACAGAACGCTCCTCTACCGCGTCACCTAAGTGACACCCGTAGCTTCGGTGTATGGTTTGAGCCCCGTTACATCTTCCGCGCAGGCCGACTCGACTAGTGAGCTATTACGCTTTCTTTAAAGGGTGGCTGCTTCTAAGCCAACCTCCTAGCTGTCTAAGCCTTCCCACATCGTTTCCCACTTAACCATAACTTTGGGACCTTAGCTGACGGTCTGGGTTGTTTCCCTTTTCACGACGGACGTTAGCACCCGCCGTGTGTCTCCCATGCTCGGCACTTGTAGGTATTCGGAGTTTGCATCGGTTTGGTAAGTCGGGATGACCCCCTAGCCGAAACAGTGCTCTACCCCCTACAGTGATACATGAGGCGCTACCTAAATAGCTTTCGAGGAGAACCAGCTATCTCCGAGCTTGATTAGCCTTTCACTCCGATCCACAGGTCATCCGCTAACTTTTCAACGGTAGTCGGTTCGGTCCTCCAGTCAGTGTTACCTAACCTTCAACCTGCCCATGGATAGATCGCCCGGTTTCGGGTCTATACCCAGCGACTAAACGCGCTATTAACACTCGCTTTCGCTACGCCTCCCCTATTCGGTTAAGCTCGCCACTGAATATAAGTCGCTGACCCATTATACAAAAGGTACGCAGTCACCTAACAAGTAGGCTCCCACTGCTTGTACGCATACGGTTTCAGGATCTATTTCACTCCCCTCTCCGGGGTTCTTTTCGCCTTTCCCTCACGGTACTGGTTCACTATCGGTCAGTCAGTAGTATTTAGCCTTGGAGGATGGTCCCCCCATATTCAGACAAAGTTTCTCGTGCTCCGTCCTACTCGATTTCATGACCAAGAGATTTTCGCGTACAGGGCTATCACCCACTATGGCCGCACTTTCCAGAGCGTTCCGCTAATCTCAAAGCCACTTAAGGGCTAGTCCCCGTTCGCTCGCCACTACTAAGGGAATCTCGGTTGATTTCTTTTCCTCAGGGTACTTAGATGTTTCAGTTCCCCTGGTTCGCCTCTTGCACCTATGTATTCAGTACAAGATACTCAGCTTATGCTGAGTGGGTTCCCCCATTCAGAGATCTCCGGATCAAAGTCTGTTTGCCGACTCCCCGAAGCTTATCGCAGGCTACCACGTCTTTCATCGCCTCTGACTGCCAAGGCATCCACCGTATGCGCTTCTTCACTTGACCATATAACCCCAAGCAATCTGGTTATACTGTGAAGACAACATTCGCCGAAAATTTGTAATGTCTCACAAATTTTACCTTAGCCTGAACACACACCAGTGAAAGTGCTGTTCAGTCTATCTTTCTATCACATACCCAAATTTTTAAAGAACGATTCTGAAAAAGTTCAGAAATCAATATTCGAAGCGAATATTCATTTCTAAGCTTTGACATGGTAACAAAGGGGTGGTGGAGCCAAGCGGGATCGAACCGCTGACCTCCTGCGTGCAAGGCAGGCGCTCTCCCAGCTGAGCTATGGCCCCAACAAGAAACTGGTGGGTCTGGGCAGATTCGAACTGCCGACCTCACCCTTATCAGGGGTGCGCTCTAACCAACTGAGCTACAGACCCAGTCAAGAGCTGTTACCGATATCGTCTTCTTCAATGAATCAAGCAATTCGTGTGGGAGCTCATAAGACAGCTGATGTCTGTCGATTAAGGAGGTGATCCAGCCGCAGGTTCCCCTACGGCTACCTTGTTACGACTTCACCCCAGTCATGAATCACACCGTGGTAACCGTCCTCCCGAAGGTTAGACTAGCTACTTCTGGTGCAACCCACTCCCATGGTGTGACGGGCGGTGTGTACAAGGCCCGGGAACGTATTCACCGCGACATTCTGATTCGCGATTACTAGCGATTCCGACTTCACGCAGTCGAGTTGCAGACTGCGATCCGGACTACGATCGGTTTTGTGAGATTAGCTCCACCTCGCGGCTTGGCAACCCTCTGTACCGACCATTGTAGCACGTGTGTAGCCCAGGCCGTAAGGGCCATGATGACTTGACGTCATCCCCACCTTCCTCCGGTTTGTCACCGGCAGTCTCCTTAGAGTGCCCACCATTACGTGCTGGTAACTAAGGACAAGGGTTGCGCTCGTTACGGGACTTAACCCAACATCTCACGACACGAGCTGACGACAGCCATGCAGCACCTGTGTCAGAGTTCCCGAAGGCACCAATCCATCTCTGGAAAGTTCTCTGCATGTCAAGGCCTGGTAAGGTTCTTCGCGTTGCTTCGAATTAAACCACATGCTCCACCGCTTGTGCGGGCCCCCGTCAATTCATTTGAGTTTTAACCTTGCGGCCGTACTCCCCAGGCGGTCAACTTAATGCGTTAGCTGCGCCACTAAAATCTCAAGGATTCCAACGGCTAGTTGACATCGTTTACGGCGTGGACTACCAGGGTATCTAATCCTGTTTGCTCCCCACGCTTTCGCACCTCAGTGTCAGTATGAGCCCAGGTGGTCGCCTTCGCCACTGGTGTTCCTTCCTATATCTACGCATTTCACCGCTACACAGGAAATTCCACCACCCTCTGCCCTACTCTAGCTCGCCAGTTTTGGATGCAGTTCCCAGGTTGAGCCCGGGGATTTCACATCCAACTTAACGAACCACCTACGCGCGCTTTACGCCCAGTAATTCCGATTAACGCTTGCACCCTCTGTATTACCGCGGCTGCTGGCACAGAGTTAGCCGGTGCTTATTCTGTCGGTAACGTCAAAATACTCACGTATTAGGTAAGTACCCTTCCTCCCAACTTAAAGTGCTTTACAATCCGAAGACCTTCTTCACACACGCGGCATGGCTGGATCAGGCTTTCGCCCATTGTCCAATATTCCCCACTGCTGCCTCCCGTAGGAGTCTGGACCGTGTCTCAGTTCCAGTGTGACTGATCATCCTCTCAGACCAGTTACGGATCGTCGCCTTGGTGAGCCATTACCTCACCAACTAGCTAATCCGACCTAGGCTCATCTGATAGCGCAAGGCCCGAAGGTCCCCTGCTTTCCCCCGTAGGGCGTATGCGGTATTAGCGTTCCTTTCGAAACGTTGTCCCCCACTACCAGGCAGATTCCTAGGTATTACTCACCCGTCCGCCGCTGAATCGAAGAGCAAGCTCCTCTCATCCGCTCGACTTGCATGTGTTAGGCCTGCCGCCAGCGTTCAATCTGAGCCATGATCAAACTCTTCAGTTCAATACTGCTTGGGTTTTGAGAAAACCCTAAACTTGGCTCAGCAATCTCAAATGACTTACTTTCAAATCTTTCGATTTTTCGTGTAGCCACTTGTGATGCTGATAATCTCTTTGACTATCAGTCTGAGCTCACAAGCACCCACACGAATTGCTTGATTCAGTTGTTAAAGAGCGGTTGGTTAAGAGCTTTTCGTCTCAACCGAGGCGCGCATTCTACGCTTTCCTCAGGGTCTGTCAAGCGTTTATTTTGAAGTTTTTCGTTTCACTTCAAGCACTTGACTCGCTGCGATCTCTCGTTAGCGGGAGGCGAATTCTACAGCGTTTCAATCCGCTGTCAACCGCCTTTTTCACCGCTAGCGATCTTTCGATCGAAGCCCTTCCGGAATACCCTGAAACTGCTAACTCATTGAAAATCAAAGAGTTTTCAGTTCCGACTGCGCCGGAAGAGGGGCGAATTATAGAGAGATTCAATAGCGCGTCAAGGGCTTATTTCAACTTTGTTTCAAAGGCGCCGTTTTACGCGTTGCCAGCCGCGGGATTCGCCGCTCAAGCGCGGGAATACGCAAGGCCAGCAGGAACAAACCAATAACGGCATATATAGACCACTCTTTAAGATCAGCGCGCACCACCCAAAGAAAGTGCAGTAGACCCAGGCCGAGGATGACATACACCAGCTTGTGCAGTTTTTTCCAGCGTGCGCCCAGGCGACGCTGACTATAGCGATTGGATGTCACCGCCAAGGTCAACAGGCCGACAAAGCCCAGCATGCCGACAATGATGTAGGGCCGCTTGCTCAGCTCGATACCCAACTGCCCCCAATCCAGGCCCAGGACAAAGAACATGTAGGCACTCAAGTGCAGCACTATATAAGCAAAGCACCACAACCCCAGCTGGCGCCGCGAGATGATCCACCCTGACCAACCGGTAAGGCGCTGCAAGGGCGTCATGCTCAAGGTTATCAACAGGAAGATCAAAGCCCCCAACCCCAGGCGATCGACCAGGATCTTGCCCGGGTCCGGACCAAGGGCCTCCATGGCTGCTTCATACAACCACCACAGCGGCCAGATACTGGCCAGGATGAAAATGCCGAGCCTGAACAGTGGATAGCGCATCAGTAGTTCTTCCGCAGGTCGAGGCCGCTGTACAGCCCTGCCACTTCTTCGGCATAGCCATTGAACATCTGCGTAGGCCGCACATTGGGGCTGAACAGCCCGCTGGGCAAGCGGCGTTCACGGGCCTGGGTCCAGCGCGGGTGATCGACCTCGGGATTGACGTTGGCATAGAAGCCATATTC encodes:
- the msrQ gene encoding protein-methionine-sulfoxide reductase heme-binding subunit MsrQ, translated to MRYPLFRLGIFILASIWPLWWLYEAAMEALGPDPGKILVDRLGLGALIFLLITLSMTPLQRLTGWSGWIISRRQLGLWCFAYIVLHLSAYMFFVLGLDWGQLGIELSKRPYIIVGMLGFVGLLTLAVTSNRYSQRRLGARWKKLHKLVYVILGLGLLHFLWVVRADLKEWSIYAVIGLFLLALRIPALERRIPRLATRKTAPLKQS